From the Bdellovibrio reynosensis genome, one window contains:
- a CDS encoding undecaprenyl-diphosphate phosphatase gives MSYLHAIILGIVEGITEFLPISSTGHMVIASSMMGIEDSAFTKAFEVIIQFGAILSVLVLYWKRFLPEWGFYKKLFVAFLPTAVIGFMVKDIVDQLLGSVAIVAWSLILGGIVLVWSDKVFAHLTSSGRKTSDLSYIDSLKLGFFQCLAMIPGVSRSGATIMGGLTLGMNKKEAAEFSFFLAVPTMAAASGYKVLKIYKTIDTEQLGVLLVGIVVSFLVAMLAIKFFIGIVTRYGFRGFGFYRIAVGLVILIMLYSGQNLQLM, from the coding sequence ATGAGTTATCTGCACGCGATCATCCTGGGAATTGTCGAAGGCATTACTGAGTTTCTACCGATCTCCTCCACAGGTCACATGGTGATTGCAAGCTCCATGATGGGGATTGAAGACAGCGCCTTCACTAAAGCATTTGAGGTGATTATTCAATTCGGCGCCATCCTTTCTGTTTTGGTTTTGTACTGGAAACGGTTTCTGCCCGAATGGGGTTTCTATAAAAAACTATTCGTCGCCTTTCTGCCAACTGCTGTGATTGGCTTTATGGTAAAAGACATCGTCGACCAACTTTTAGGAAGTGTTGCCATCGTTGCCTGGTCATTAATTCTTGGCGGCATCGTTTTAGTTTGGTCCGACAAAGTTTTTGCACATCTAACTTCATCAGGCAGAAAAACTTCGGACCTGTCTTATATAGACTCGCTAAAATTAGGTTTCTTTCAGTGCTTAGCGATGATCCCCGGTGTGTCCAGATCAGGGGCCACAATCATGGGCGGACTGACGCTTGGCATGAATAAAAAAGAGGCAGCAGAGTTTAGCTTTTTCTTAGCCGTTCCAACCATGGCCGCAGCCTCTGGATACAAAGTGCTAAAGATCTATAAGACAATTGATACTGAACAATTAGGAGTCCTACTTGTCGGCATCGTTGTTTCGTTCTTGGTAGCGATGCTTGCGATCAAATTTTTTATCGGTATAGTGACTCGCTACGGATTTCGCGGTTTTGGATTTTACCGAATCGCTGTGGGCCTGGTGATTTTGATCATGCTTTATAGCGGACAAAATCTGCAACTGATGTAA
- a CDS encoding S8 family serine peptidase, with the protein MKRALLLGALLFGSQAFAGEFLVKYQDTRALNMLTSTKTSSVAMFQAMDHNETASLVKVNINKEHEAHALASLLSQPGVEYVVPNFKIRAFTAPVDAAALKEQWAISKVQAEKAWQRAGNKGNRNVIVAVIDTGVDYRHPALAPNMIAGYDFKENDADPMDKTGFQNPGHGTHCAGAVGATGLIDGGIVGLAPEVSMMPLRFLGEDGSGDLNNAIKAIDFAVEKGAQIISASWGAAVPRSQAAPLLEAIKRADDKGVIFIAAAANDGKNNDKTEMYPANNGFPNSITVAASGSSDAKPSWSNYGTATVHVAAPGENIMSTLPNNKYGNLSGTSMATPLVSGLVALMKAQDPSLTGAQVRAILQTTGAKVSIETACNCRVDAFGAVDTVMSKKMVVVPAAATVKPNDTIAFSVLNGKAPFKYASSNASVGSVSDNGTFTAASNGATTITVTDAAGNTASTLNINVGAVSSNPGNPPDDGGGLPTPGEPGECPLGDPSICQIICQIKPDLPFCQQ; encoded by the coding sequence ATGAAACGTGCATTATTATTAGGTGCATTGTTGTTCGGTTCGCAGGCATTCGCTGGCGAATTTTTGGTGAAATACCAGGACACACGCGCACTCAACATGCTGACATCTACGAAAACTTCTAGCGTTGCAATGTTCCAAGCAATGGACCACAACGAAACTGCAAGTTTAGTAAAAGTGAACATCAATAAAGAACACGAAGCACACGCTTTGGCTTCTTTACTTTCTCAACCAGGCGTTGAGTACGTTGTTCCAAACTTTAAAATCAGAGCATTCACTGCTCCAGTAGACGCTGCTGCATTAAAAGAGCAATGGGCTATTTCAAAAGTTCAAGCTGAGAAAGCTTGGCAACGTGCTGGTAACAAAGGGAACCGCAACGTTATCGTAGCTGTTATCGACACGGGCGTTGACTATCGCCATCCAGCTTTGGCTCCAAACATGATCGCTGGTTATGACTTTAAAGAAAACGATGCTGATCCAATGGATAAAACTGGTTTCCAAAACCCAGGTCACGGTACTCACTGTGCTGGTGCGGTGGGTGCGACTGGTTTGATCGACGGTGGTATTGTGGGTCTTGCTCCTGAAGTTTCTATGATGCCTCTTCGCTTCTTGGGTGAAGATGGTTCTGGTGACCTTAACAACGCGATTAAAGCAATCGACTTCGCAGTTGAAAAAGGTGCACAAATCATTTCTGCTTCTTGGGGTGCTGCGGTTCCTCGTTCACAAGCAGCTCCATTGTTAGAGGCAATCAAACGTGCTGATGACAAAGGTGTTATCTTCATCGCAGCTGCTGCGAATGATGGTAAAAACAACGATAAAACTGAAATGTATCCAGCAAACAACGGATTCCCGAACTCAATCACGGTTGCAGCTTCTGGTTCTTCTGATGCAAAACCATCTTGGTCTAACTACGGTACTGCAACAGTTCACGTAGCGGCTCCGGGTGAAAACATCATGTCGACTTTGCCAAACAATAAGTACGGAAATCTTTCTGGTACTTCTATGGCGACCCCGCTTGTGTCTGGTCTAGTAGCTTTGATGAAAGCTCAAGATCCTTCACTAACTGGTGCGCAAGTTCGTGCGATCCTACAAACGACAGGTGCTAAAGTTTCTATCGAAACAGCATGTAACTGCCGCGTAGACGCTTTCGGTGCAGTTGATACAGTTATGTCTAAGAAAATGGTTGTAGTTCCTGCAGCTGCGACTGTTAAACCTAACGACACGATCGCGTTCTCAGTACTTAACGGTAAAGCTCCATTCAAATATGCTAGCAGCAACGCTTCTGTTGGTTCAGTTTCTGACAACGGAACTTTCACTGCAGCTTCAAATGGTGCTACTACAATCACAGTCACAGACGCTGCTGGAAACACAGCTTCTACATTGAACATCAACGTAGGCGCAGTTTCTTCTAACCCAGGAAACCCACCAGACGACGGTGGCGGTTTGCCAACTCCAGGTGAGCCTGGCGAATGTCCACTTGGCGATCCGTCAATCTGCCAAATCATCTGCCAAATCAAACCTGACCTTCCATTCTGCCAACAGTAA
- a CDS encoding hemagglutinin, whose amino-acid sequence MRNISAIFIYVLVLAGCTFQGSVLDMNALTPPVLTNDQGERLDSFIINTSSDLDKVSVRGECYQDDRDVAVSFVPENSTAAQAETKTFNAKCVDQKFSLELDTQTWSDTTYKIVLSVTSEAGISSSTEASVLKDIVPPVLTFTGSIPAEVGNDAVSSIALMGTCEIADGDVEILAGTAVLATWPCQTNGTFTGNVSGTGLIDGANSFTARQTDLALNVGTTASASFNKDVIAPLLLSSLGSLGSALSNDDSARSVTITLPTDGGTQYRYVVVKDTDCSAQYAALMASTPVTGTANIPLTFSGDGTYRICVLAGDQAGNWPSAAGIFESTAVVIDKTNPALTITSPIASAKVHSTFNLTGTCEAGLTVTASGDFTPTPSSQSCTVGGTYSLALTLSNGDGAKNISVTSTDNANNTSSIASHSVFKDTAIVPPSVTMTTSATMNTPLAKFTMGSCTDHTMILMKEVNSAPALGDSGWVPCSTVAENYVYDLSVTDQQGLRNIRFYARDEAGNVSTATVHTITYDSQAPIITIDPVPTLAKDGSYPFVVRVTETTVASTATLTLQYSTDGTTWNFAASRTLGVSGPMNNKSFSVSWTPTNLYTGLRVRGMLTDALGMTGYGQSNAFNVVADTTAPTITANEFKINGALDPDDTVRSYVTVSLQANDAHTAVTEFCLKTSNSAPAGNDACWVSVKAPKPGLDELATLNLVDFDYYLGTDFGVYNVYAWVKDVAGNISVNSATLKKDFNTVEYINDPAPVVSNFLTVNSTTPNSPPINADMNFVNNAAVYIKWKASDNGSISKVALYTSVDGSNYTLITDALSNGSSNGASCSYAAPYTGCFVWNSTYPNDSFFKLQLRVTDDVGQTSQLTSPPLNSGSLNLLAGNQDPGHNGNAKQTVFNTLVGTDTAPGTLLVTTDGKVFFNDTSYGIIYIDPRTNNSKVLLRLAKEGEESYGDGIPVEQARAKEILRTTLDYQNRILVYDRYMIRRIDTSVEPMTIETIIGADPSGNLGTNTADTVADPRDVKINLYDTSTPVDEWWYVKKRAIFQAHPNGDIYFVSDNPNKGKDNGGRIRVYKGSLAVPRVEAFRFSGVGVKNQPAWDLNTNDYTFFSLRYDPETSVISKAYVQAWHFFPGNSYGPMTELDPTTWVANGVHPDHPFANGSMVYYDVQSMDGRVYRANRYTENRLSRLNDDGTWTSVLGTGAAGECADGTAATSCAVSLDDAFIDRYGRIYFSTRGIIKTVVNGNVYTLFGQRKDAGDGGAASDMRLSLVFFLDHGAGDNIVLLDHQENKMREIVPGAASEVRLVAGTGRNESVNTGIAANAQSIPFGSWNGANAFATNPANGDVYMSCDLAGTTNIRICKLNRATGLWEVIVPGTGTTLTSSQTAIPIADLLLNGYAPAIFGYQGGNLLMNHHHWNGTAHHSANLRVITPTTAEYIAGAAALDDNSDSCPDGVATSCNIGLHGVYYNASPTYFGSLSGWLFNPYRDLASGHAGDLHVAFGGNVKKMLSLPSKPVSYAYDNGHIYVCTSGKLYDVAITNPSDLTSTTNWPLVQNTHYTITQMPMPASNIVCEGRRILVKPASGPKPKRLVMVARQNGLPAIIEYFLP is encoded by the coding sequence GTGCGGAACATCTCAGCTATTTTCATTTATGTTCTGGTGTTAGCTGGCTGTACCTTTCAAGGTAGCGTTCTTGATATGAACGCCTTAACACCACCAGTGCTTACCAACGATCAGGGTGAGCGGTTGGATTCGTTTATCATCAATACCTCTTCAGACTTAGATAAAGTTTCTGTACGCGGGGAGTGTTATCAGGACGATCGTGATGTTGCGGTTTCCTTTGTGCCTGAAAATTCAACTGCTGCACAAGCTGAGACTAAAACTTTTAATGCTAAGTGCGTCGATCAAAAGTTCAGCTTAGAACTTGATACGCAAACTTGGAGTGATACCACTTACAAAATCGTTTTATCAGTGACTTCGGAAGCGGGTATTTCTTCAAGTACCGAAGCTTCGGTTTTAAAAGACATTGTGCCGCCTGTTCTAACTTTCACCGGAAGTATTCCTGCAGAAGTTGGTAACGATGCGGTTTCAAGTATCGCTCTTATGGGTACCTGTGAAATTGCCGATGGTGATGTTGAGATTTTGGCTGGCACAGCCGTGCTAGCAACCTGGCCTTGTCAAACTAATGGCACTTTCACTGGGAATGTTTCCGGCACAGGTTTAATTGATGGCGCAAATAGTTTTACTGCAAGACAAACGGATCTTGCTTTAAACGTCGGAACGACGGCGAGTGCTTCGTTTAATAAAGACGTTATTGCTCCGCTTTTACTTTCAAGCCTTGGATCTTTAGGAAGTGCTTTAAGCAATGATGATTCTGCTAGATCTGTGACGATCACTTTACCTACGGATGGTGGAACTCAGTATCGTTATGTCGTAGTGAAAGATACGGACTGTTCTGCTCAGTATGCAGCATTAATGGCTTCGACTCCGGTTACGGGTACGGCGAACATTCCTTTAACTTTTAGTGGTGATGGGACTTATCGTATTTGCGTACTTGCGGGGGATCAGGCGGGTAACTGGCCTTCAGCTGCTGGAATCTTTGAAAGTACTGCGGTCGTCATTGATAAAACAAATCCTGCGCTGACTATTACTTCACCGATTGCCAGTGCCAAGGTTCACTCAACTTTTAATTTAACTGGAACTTGTGAGGCGGGATTAACCGTTACGGCAAGTGGTGATTTCACACCGACTCCTTCTTCGCAAAGTTGTACCGTGGGTGGGACCTATTCCCTGGCGCTTACTTTATCTAACGGTGATGGCGCTAAGAATATTTCAGTTACCTCAACAGATAATGCTAACAATACGTCATCGATTGCTTCGCACTCAGTTTTCAAAGACACAGCGATTGTTCCACCAAGTGTAACCATGACGACTTCAGCTACCATGAATACGCCGCTTGCTAAATTCACTATGGGAAGTTGCACGGATCACACGATGATTTTAATGAAAGAAGTGAACTCAGCTCCAGCATTAGGTGATAGTGGTTGGGTTCCTTGCAGTACGGTGGCTGAAAATTATGTTTATGATCTTTCTGTGACCGATCAACAGGGTCTTCGTAACATTCGTTTTTACGCGCGCGATGAAGCGGGAAACGTTTCAACGGCGACAGTGCATACAATTACTTATGATAGTCAAGCTCCGATCATTACGATTGATCCAGTTCCAACACTTGCTAAAGATGGCTCTTATCCTTTTGTGGTCAGAGTAACTGAAACAACCGTAGCTTCAACCGCAACCTTAACGTTGCAGTATTCAACGGATGGTACGACTTGGAATTTTGCTGCTAGCAGAACTTTGGGTGTTTCAGGTCCAATGAATAATAAATCTTTCTCGGTATCTTGGACTCCGACAAATCTTTACACTGGGCTTCGCGTTCGTGGGATGTTGACGGATGCTTTGGGTATGACGGGTTACGGTCAATCGAATGCCTTTAACGTCGTGGCAGATACGACAGCACCCACGATCACAGCTAATGAATTTAAAATCAATGGCGCGCTAGATCCGGATGATACGGTTCGTTCTTATGTGACCGTAAGTTTACAAGCTAATGATGCGCATACGGCGGTGACGGAGTTCTGTTTAAAAACTTCAAACTCTGCACCCGCTGGAAATGATGCATGTTGGGTGTCCGTGAAAGCACCAAAACCAGGACTTGATGAGCTTGCGACATTAAACTTAGTTGATTTTGACTATTACCTCGGAACTGATTTTGGCGTTTATAATGTTTATGCATGGGTGAAAGACGTTGCCGGAAATATCAGTGTTAACTCTGCCACTTTGAAAAAAGATTTTAATACGGTTGAATATATTAATGACCCGGCTCCAGTGGTTTCAAATTTTTTAACTGTGAATTCGACGACACCTAATAGTCCGCCGATCAATGCGGATATGAACTTTGTCAATAACGCCGCTGTTTACATTAAATGGAAGGCCTCTGATAACGGGTCGATTTCAAAAGTGGCTCTTTATACTTCGGTTGATGGTAGTAATTATACTTTGATCACGGATGCTCTTTCTAATGGTTCTTCTAACGGTGCTAGTTGCAGCTACGCAGCCCCTTACACGGGTTGTTTTGTTTGGAATTCAACTTATCCAAATGACAGCTTCTTTAAACTGCAATTACGTGTGACTGATGACGTGGGGCAGACTTCACAATTAACAAGTCCGCCGCTAAATAGTGGTAGCTTAAATCTTTTAGCGGGTAATCAAGATCCTGGGCATAACGGAAATGCTAAGCAGACTGTGTTTAATACGCTTGTTGGTACTGATACAGCGCCGGGAACTTTGCTTGTGACCACAGACGGGAAGGTTTTCTTTAATGATACTTCTTATGGAATCATCTATATCGATCCAAGAACTAATAACTCGAAAGTTCTTTTGCGTTTAGCAAAAGAAGGCGAAGAATCTTACGGTGATGGCATTCCGGTAGAGCAAGCTCGCGCGAAAGAAATCTTGCGCACGACCTTAGATTATCAAAATCGAATCCTTGTCTACGATCGCTATATGATTCGTAGGATTGACACCTCTGTTGAACCAATGACTATTGAAACAATCATTGGCGCGGACCCAAGTGGAAACTTAGGAACGAACACCGCTGATACGGTGGCCGATCCGCGGGACGTAAAAATAAACCTTTATGATACTTCTACTCCGGTTGATGAATGGTGGTACGTTAAAAAGCGTGCGATTTTCCAAGCGCATCCTAATGGTGATATCTACTTTGTTTCTGATAATCCAAATAAAGGTAAAGATAATGGCGGACGGATTAGAGTTTATAAAGGATCGCTAGCAGTCCCACGGGTAGAAGCTTTTAGATTTTCAGGTGTCGGAGTGAAAAATCAGCCAGCTTGGGATCTAAATACCAATGATTATACGTTCTTTAGTTTGCGCTATGACCCAGAAACCAGTGTGATTTCTAAGGCGTATGTGCAAGCGTGGCATTTTTTTCCAGGCAACTCTTATGGCCCTATGACCGAGCTTGATCCCACAACTTGGGTTGCAAACGGTGTCCATCCAGATCACCCTTTCGCAAATGGTTCGATGGTTTATTATGATGTGCAATCAATGGACGGCCGGGTTTATCGCGCTAATCGCTATACTGAAAATAGACTTTCTAGGTTAAATGATGATGGTACTTGGACTTCGGTTTTAGGAACGGGTGCTGCTGGGGAATGCGCTGATGGTACGGCGGCGACGTCTTGCGCGGTTTCCTTAGATGATGCCTTTATTGATCGTTATGGGCGCATATACTTTTCTACTCGCGGGATTATTAAGACTGTTGTTAATGGAAATGTTTATACTTTATTTGGTCAGCGCAAAGATGCGGGTGATGGAGGCGCTGCCTCTGATATGCGCTTATCGCTGGTCTTCTTCCTTGATCACGGAGCTGGCGACAATATCGTCTTACTTGACCATCAAGAAAATAAAATGCGCGAGATCGTACCGGGTGCGGCCTCTGAAGTCCGCTTAGTTGCTGGTACTGGCAGAAATGAAAGTGTGAATACGGGGATCGCGGCTAATGCTCAGTCTATTCCGTTTGGCTCATGGAATGGCGCCAATGCCTTTGCGACTAATCCTGCAAACGGGGACGTTTACATGAGTTGTGATTTGGCCGGCACAACTAACATTCGTATTTGTAAATTAAATCGCGCCACTGGGTTGTGGGAAGTAATAGTACCTGGAACAGGAACTACTTTAACTTCGTCGCAAACTGCAATTCCTATCGCTGATTTACTTTTAAATGGTTATGCTCCAGCGATCTTTGGTTACCAAGGTGGAAATCTATTGATGAATCACCATCACTGGAACGGCACTGCTCACCATAGTGCGAACTTACGGGTTATTACTCCGACAACGGCCGAATATATTGCCGGCGCAGCTGCGCTTGATGATAACAGTGATTCATGTCCTGATGGAGTCGCAACAAGCTGTAACATCGGTTTGCATGGTGTTTATTATAATGCTTCACCTACGTACTTTGGCTCGTTATCAGGATGGTTATTTAATCCATACCGTGATCTAGCTTCAGGTCATGCCGGGGACTTGCACGTTGCCTTTGGTGGTAACGTTAAAAAAATGCTTTCATTACCTTCTAAGCCAGTTTCCTATGCTTATGACAACGGACACATCTATGTTTGTACGAGCGGTAAACTTTATGATGTGGCGATCACGAATCCTTCTGATTTAACTTCAACAACGAACTGGCCACTTGTTCAAAACACTCATTATACAATCACCCAAATGCCGATGCCGGCTTCCAACATCGTGTGCGAAGGCCGTCGCATCTTAGTGAAACCTGCCTCCGGTCCAAAACCAAAACGTTTAGTCATGGTCGCAAGACAAAACGGCTTGCCAGCCATCATCGAATACTTCCTTCCTTAA
- a CDS encoding enoyl-CoA hydratase-related protein — MSYYSQMFTHVKTDRSDGILWLTLANQEQSNAISTEMIDSLTNLLRHADFDPDVKVIVITGEGATFCAGGDIKAMENKTGMFAGQSNELRMRYMHGIQQIPKAIEDLSKPIIAMVNGAAIGAGCDLAMMCDIRIGCSKAKFGETFVKLGLVPGDGGTFFLQRVVGYSKAMQMSLTGDIIAGEEAYKWGLLNYYVAEDQLLNETKKLAEKISHNAPVAVQMTKKAMKIAYLSDLNTVLDLSAAYQGITQRTEDHFKALEGMKNKTTPEFTGK, encoded by the coding sequence ATGTCTTATTATTCTCAGATGTTCACGCACGTTAAAACAGATCGAAGCGATGGCATCTTGTGGCTGACTCTTGCAAACCAAGAACAAAGTAATGCGATTTCAACAGAAATGATTGATTCGCTGACGAACTTACTAAGACACGCTGATTTTGATCCCGACGTGAAAGTCATCGTCATCACTGGCGAGGGAGCTACGTTCTGCGCAGGTGGCGATATTAAAGCCATGGAAAATAAAACAGGCATGTTCGCGGGACAAAGCAACGAACTGCGTATGCGCTACATGCATGGTATTCAACAGATTCCTAAAGCGATTGAAGACCTTTCTAAACCCATCATCGCCATGGTGAATGGGGCTGCGATTGGTGCTGGTTGTGATCTAGCAATGATGTGCGATATTCGAATCGGTTGCTCTAAAGCGAAGTTTGGCGAAACGTTTGTGAAGTTAGGACTTGTTCCTGGCGATGGCGGCACATTCTTCTTACAAAGAGTCGTTGGCTATTCAAAAGCCATGCAGATGTCGTTAACTGGCGACATTATCGCAGGGGAAGAGGCTTACAAGTGGGGTCTACTAAACTACTACGTAGCTGAAGACCAGTTATTAAATGAAACTAAAAAGCTGGCAGAGAAAATCTCTCACAACGCTCCAGTGGCAGTGCAAATGACAAAGAAAGCGATGAAGATCGCGTATCTTAGTGATCTCAACACAGTTTTAGATTTGTCAGCGGCCTATCAGGGTATAACGCAAAGAACAGAAGATCACTTCAAAGCTCTAGAAGGAATGAAGAACAAAACTACCCCAGAATTCACTGGTAAGTAA
- a CDS encoding GlcG/HbpS family heme-binding protein, translating to MKKSITLLVSSLFACSAQAITTTETNITMAGALIAAQAAVENCASKGYSVAATVVDASGDTKVTLRADGAGPHTLDASRRKAYTSASARQPTSAMLATSQTNPTAQNLGQIDGFLLLGGGIPIRINNVVVGAIGVGGAPGGPLDDQCAQAGIDKLLAK from the coding sequence TTGAAAAAATCAATCACGTTACTAGTCTCTTCTTTATTCGCCTGTTCCGCCCAAGCCATTACCACCACTGAAACCAACATCACTATGGCAGGTGCCTTGATCGCTGCTCAAGCCGCAGTAGAAAACTGCGCATCGAAAGGTTATTCAGTAGCCGCGACAGTCGTTGATGCTTCGGGTGATACAAAAGTCACTCTGCGCGCAGACGGTGCTGGCCCCCACACACTGGATGCTTCTCGCCGTAAAGCCTACACTTCTGCTTCAGCAAGACAACCAACAAGCGCGATGTTAGCGACTTCGCAAACTAATCCAACCGCGCAAAACCTTGGACAGATCGATGGCTTCTTACTTTTGGGTGGGGGTATTCCAATTAGAATTAACAATGTTGTCGTAGGAGCGATCGGCGTTGGTGGCGCACCAGGTGGACCTTTAGATGATCAATGCGCGCAAGCCGGAATCGATAAATTGCTAGCGAAGTAG
- a CDS encoding DUF6279 family lipoprotein, with product MKILVLSFLLLATTACSRSSVMMSFADTLAVSKTDEYFDLTSQQKEDLKKDLRQDIDALKKEFLPEVAKTLRRIESEVSKGKIESELIATHFTEFHVHFKKLTSYFANTAVKTVATFKPEQFDYFEKTMKEEIKDRSDVEEQNEKAFKRYRRSLEFWIGGLSQDQKDRIQAFLKQNPYPVKLETENKEHIVKQFLEVKTDKEKLKVYVRTLYLDYEAPRLPSFTESLQLHKKAFQNFLSESLWPTISKNQLENLKANLISRAEELEKLAQR from the coding sequence ATGAAAATCCTCGTCCTTAGTTTTTTATTACTAGCGACCACAGCCTGCAGCAGATCTTCTGTGATGATGTCATTTGCTGACACCCTGGCCGTTTCAAAGACTGATGAGTATTTTGATCTTACAAGCCAGCAAAAAGAAGATTTAAAAAAAGATCTGCGCCAGGACATTGACGCTTTAAAAAAAGAATTCCTACCAGAAGTCGCAAAGACCTTAAGAAGAATCGAATCAGAAGTAAGCAAAGGCAAAATCGAGTCAGAACTTATCGCGACTCACTTTACGGAATTCCACGTGCACTTTAAAAAGTTAACAAGCTACTTTGCTAACACGGCTGTTAAAACTGTGGCAACCTTCAAGCCAGAACAATTTGATTACTTCGAAAAAACCATGAAAGAAGAAATCAAAGACCGCAGTGACGTTGAAGAACAAAATGAAAAAGCTTTTAAACGCTACCGAAGATCCCTTGAGTTCTGGATCGGTGGCTTATCCCAAGATCAAAAAGACCGAATACAAGCGTTCTTAAAACAAAACCCGTATCCGGTAAAACTAGAAACCGAAAATAAAGAGCACATTGTTAAGCAGTTTCTAGAAGTAAAAACAGATAAAGAAAAACTAAAGGTCTACGTCAGAACTCTTTATCTGGACTATGAAGCCCCAAGACTTCCATCCTTCACTGAATCTTTACAGCTCCATAAAAAAGCTTTCCAAAATTTCCTGAGTGAATCCCTATGGCCAACAATAAGTAAAAACCAATTAGAAAACCTTAAAGCCAACCTTATTTCCAGAGCCGAAGAATTAGAAAAACTAGCGCAGCGCTAA
- a CDS encoding inner membrane-spanning protein YciB — MKIKEANPKAQAASLFFAGLLPVIAFTVIEEYYGIMAGLIAGMIFGAGEIIYELIKYRKVQKLTWFGNGMLLGLGAVSLISSEGIWFKLQPAIMEGIFAVILWGSVVIGKPLLSTLAEMQGAQLPDFIKARMKGMTIRSGFFFAIHTGLAIWAAFKWSSRDWALLKGVGLTVSFILYLVIEGILIRRAVLKLKQDENPRP; from the coding sequence ATGAAAATTAAAGAAGCAAATCCTAAAGCCCAGGCCGCAAGTTTATTCTTTGCGGGCCTTTTACCAGTCATCGCCTTCACGGTGATTGAAGAATATTACGGGATCATGGCGGGTTTAATCGCCGGGATGATCTTTGGTGCTGGTGAAATCATTTACGAACTTATCAAATACAGAAAAGTTCAAAAGCTAACGTGGTTTGGTAATGGAATGCTTTTAGGTTTAGGAGCCGTTTCACTCATTTCTTCAGAAGGCATTTGGTTTAAATTGCAGCCTGCCATCATGGAAGGAATTTTCGCTGTTATCCTGTGGGGGTCAGTTGTCATCGGTAAGCCGTTATTAAGCACACTCGCAGAAATGCAAGGCGCCCAACTGCCTGACTTTATTAAGGCGCGCATGAAAGGCATGACCATCCGTTCAGGCTTCTTTTTTGCCATTCACACAGGACTTGCGATCTGGGCTGCTTTCAAATGGAGTTCACGGGATTGGGCTTTGCTTAAAGGCGTGGGCTTAACCGTCAGTTTTATTCTGTATCTTGTCATTGAGGGTATCCTCATCCGCCGAGCCGTTTTAAAACTTAAACAAGATGAAAATCCTCGTCCTTAG